The [Bacillus] selenitireducens MLS10 genome includes a region encoding these proteins:
- a CDS encoding NCS2 family permease, with product MQKYFQFDELGTNYSREIMGGLTTFLAMAYILFVNPDILSGAGMDQGAVYVATALAAAIGTIIMGLIARYPIALAPGMGLNAFFTYSVVLGLGIPWETALLGVFISGIIFIIITVVGIREFIINAIPAELKYAAGAGIGLFIAFIGLQNAGIVVGSEATLVEIGDLAAPATLLAVFGVVITVIFMAMGLKGGIFYGMVVTALVGMVFNTVPVPEQIIGSIPSLAPTFGAAFSPFGEMGLGEIFTVQLMIVILTFLFVDFFDTAGTLYAVANQAGFVKDNKLPRAQRALLADSSATSIGAILGTSTTTAYIESSSGIAAGARTGFASLVTGALFLVALLFSPLLVVVTAAVTAPALIVVGVLMARSLGNIDWKKFEIAVPAFFTVIAMPLTYSIATGIALGFIMYPITMVAKGRAKEVHWIMYILLVVFALYFIYLGE from the coding sequence ATGCAAAAGTATTTTCAGTTTGATGAATTGGGAACGAATTATTCAAGGGAGATCATGGGGGGACTGACGACCTTCCTCGCGATGGCCTACATCCTGTTTGTGAATCCGGATATTCTCTCCGGAGCGGGCATGGATCAGGGAGCTGTTTATGTCGCCACGGCGCTTGCGGCTGCCATCGGTACGATCATTATGGGTCTGATTGCGAGGTATCCGATTGCGCTCGCACCGGGGATGGGACTGAATGCCTTCTTCACGTATTCCGTAGTGCTTGGCCTCGGTATTCCATGGGAGACCGCGCTTCTCGGGGTCTTCATCTCGGGTATTATCTTTATCATCATCACCGTCGTCGGTATCCGTGAGTTTATCATCAACGCGATTCCTGCAGAGCTTAAGTATGCGGCGGGTGCGGGTATCGGTTTGTTCATCGCCTTTATCGGGCTTCAGAATGCCGGCATTGTCGTCGGATCAGAGGCGACCCTCGTTGAGATCGGCGATCTTGCAGCGCCGGCTACACTGCTTGCTGTTTTTGGTGTCGTCATTACCGTTATCTTCATGGCGATGGGCTTAAAAGGCGGCATCTTTTACGGTATGGTCGTGACGGCTCTTGTCGGTATGGTGTTCAACACTGTACCTGTCCCGGAACAGATCATCGGATCGATCCCGAGTCTCGCGCCGACCTTTGGAGCTGCGTTTTCTCCATTTGGCGAAATGGGTCTTGGTGAAATCTTCACTGTGCAGCTGATGATTGTCATTCTGACATTCCTGTTCGTGGATTTCTTTGATACGGCGGGAACCCTGTATGCCGTTGCCAACCAGGCCGGGTTTGTCAAAGACAACAAGCTGCCGCGTGCGCAGCGCGCCCTGCTTGCAGATTCATCGGCCACGTCGATCGGTGCCATTCTCGGTACGTCAACCACGACAGCGTATATTGAATCATCTTCAGGGATTGCCGCAGGTGCGAGAACCGGTTTTGCTTCGCTTGTAACAGGGGCACTCTTCCTCGTCGCTCTGCTCTTCAGTCCGCTTCTGGTTGTTGTAACAGCAGCTGTGACGGCGCCGGCTCTGATTGTGGTCGGGGTACTGATGGCAAGAAGTCTCGGCAATATTGACTGGAAGAAGTTCGAGATCGCCGTTCCGGCATTTTTCACCGTGATTGCCATGCCGCTCACGTACAGCATTGCAACGGGGATTGCCCTCGGGTTTATCATGTACCCGATCACGATGGTCGCAAAAGGACGCGCCAAAGAAGTTCACTGGATCATGTATATTCTCCTCGTCGTTTTTGCCCTGTATTTCATTTACCTGGGTGAATAA
- a CDS encoding FeoA family protein — protein sequence MTQQGLCQLPCNTSCLIKELPACPLLEGLGISVGSKVCIKQKSPWKGPVVVETKGRREVAIDYAIASQFVVEEVSHHVVSR from the coding sequence ATGACTCAACAGGGTCTTTGCCAATTACCGTGCAATACCAGCTGCCTGATCAAAGAATTACCGGCTTGTCCTTTGTTGGAAGGACTCGGCATTTCGGTCGGTTCCAAAGTATGCATTAAACAGAAAAGTCCGTGGAAAGGACCGGTTGTGGTGGAAACGAAGGGACGCAGGGAGGTTGCCATCGACTATGCCATTGCCTCTCAGTTCGTGGTGGAAGAGGTGAGTCATCATGTCGTGTCACGATGA
- a CDS encoding ferrous iron transporter B, translated as MSCHDEGGVRRPDGKKRVLLMGNPNVGKSVVFSTLTNKRVITANYAGTTVSAMEGDLAQANEPAVLIDVPGVYTLQAVSKAEEAAVTMLQEGADVIVCVLDATNLERNLQLAKALKTQDIPVVFLLNMVDVAEHKGIQIDVNKLEGYLQAPVIPGVAVKRKGFTRLMAEINKVLMGKSHAAKGETVDTEPPGVIADDVLTYREYEETLMDKCERWTIQPATGLPIAILSVLLALGFVVGMGKAVRAVFFLPLLHNYYIPFAEGVAARITTEGTMLYAILAGEFGVLIKAVEWPIALILPYVFFFYITLSFLEDSGYLPRLGILIDGLLRRFGLHGHSIIPISMGYGCAVPAIIGTRAAASMKERLIISALVSLAVPCIAQTGAFIALLGDHSFLLLLSIFLVSFVVMFISGTVLNKMLKGTLDPVLIEVPNLLAPSLSTLWGKVKMRTKHFMIEAEIPMIIGILVAALTIETGALTYVSFIVEPVVVNFLGLPPEASVALILGVVRRELAVLPLLGMDLTLAQMFVGSVVALLYIPCMSVFFVLVKEFRLKWAAAISAATIVLAFVIGGLANYGIQLVQWVSLTLGGGM; from the coding sequence ATGTCGTGTCACGATGAAGGCGGTGTGAGAAGGCCGGATGGCAAGAAGCGGGTTCTGCTCATGGGGAATCCGAACGTGGGGAAGAGTGTTGTCTTTTCCACATTAACGAATAAACGGGTGATCACGGCCAACTATGCAGGCACAACGGTGTCCGCCATGGAAGGAGATCTGGCTCAGGCAAACGAGCCTGCAGTTCTGATCGATGTCCCGGGTGTGTATACGCTTCAGGCTGTCTCAAAGGCGGAAGAGGCGGCTGTGACGATGCTTCAAGAAGGCGCAGATGTGATTGTCTGCGTGTTGGATGCCACGAATCTTGAGCGGAACCTTCAGCTTGCAAAGGCACTGAAGACGCAGGATATTCCGGTTGTGTTTCTTCTGAATATGGTGGATGTCGCAGAACATAAAGGCATTCAGATCGATGTGAACAAGCTCGAAGGCTATCTTCAGGCACCGGTGATTCCGGGCGTTGCGGTGAAGCGGAAAGGCTTCACCCGCCTCATGGCCGAGATCAACAAGGTGCTGATGGGGAAATCGCATGCCGCCAAAGGAGAAACGGTTGATACAGAGCCGCCCGGCGTCATCGCAGACGATGTCCTGACGTACAGAGAATATGAAGAGACGTTGATGGATAAATGCGAACGCTGGACGATTCAGCCGGCTACGGGACTGCCCATTGCCATCTTGTCAGTGCTCCTTGCTCTCGGCTTTGTCGTCGGGATGGGAAAAGCCGTGCGGGCTGTGTTCTTCCTGCCGCTTTTACATAACTACTACATCCCCTTTGCCGAAGGAGTGGCGGCGAGAATCACAACGGAAGGCACGATGCTGTATGCCATTTTGGCCGGGGAGTTCGGTGTCCTGATCAAAGCCGTTGAATGGCCGATTGCCCTTATCTTGCCTTACGTTTTTTTCTTTTATATCACGCTGTCATTTCTTGAAGACAGCGGCTACCTGCCGCGCCTCGGGATCCTGATTGACGGCCTGTTAAGGCGGTTCGGTCTCCACGGACACTCGATCATTCCGATTTCCATGGGCTACGGGTGCGCGGTACCGGCGATTATCGGGACCCGGGCGGCGGCAAGCATGAAGGAGCGTCTGATCATCTCCGCGCTCGTCAGTCTGGCCGTGCCATGCATTGCCCAGACCGGAGCGTTCATCGCTCTCCTTGGCGATCATTCCTTCCTTTTGTTGCTTTCGATTTTTCTGGTGTCCTTCGTGGTGATGTTTATCAGTGGAACGGTCCTCAATAAAATGCTCAAGGGCACGCTTGATCCGGTGCTGATTGAAGTGCCGAATCTGCTTGCACCGAGCCTGTCCACCCTGTGGGGGAAAGTGAAGATGCGTACGAAGCATTTCATGATCGAGGCCGAGATTCCGATGATTATCGGCATCCTCGTTGCGGCTTTGACGATTGAGACCGGTGCACTGACGTACGTGAGCTTTATTGTGGAACCGGTCGTTGTGAACTTCCTCGGGCTTCCACCTGAGGCGAGCGTCGCACTCATCTTAGGTGTGGTCAGACGGGAGCTCGCCGTCCTGCCGCTCCTTGGGATGGATTTAACGCTCGCGCAGATGTTTGTCGGCTCCGTTGTGGCTCTTCTTTATATTCCATGCATGAGCGTCTTTTTTGTCCTCGTGAAAGAATTCCGTCTCAAATGGGCAGCGGCGATCAGTGCGGCTACCATCGTGCTTGCCTTTGTGATCGGCGGATTGGCCAACTATGGGATCCAGCTCGTGCAATGGGTATCCCTCACACTCGGGGGTGGCATGTAA
- a CDS encoding lysylphosphatidylglycerol synthase transmembrane domain-containing protein — MMKPFGLIVLVLGLLIWVGTTIEYGSVYEALVLLDPTVIAVLLLLQFFTFALMARQWMNLIHVRGGQAFWSVMNILFASAFTEGITPSVKFGSEAVKGYMLRRRFSLGIKSVVETVAAQKIISISALVPFLLVTVWLWWSPREAWLTLAGVVLLVLLMVGLFSVIRRKHEVLTDWDRRRIFFHYRFSVVIWALFYTKGLLLSTAMGLDLSLTGVLLAVFVPYMAALIPVTPGGIGTFEAAMVAVLVSLGTVASTAIVFAVVFRLITFWFGAFVGAGCVFLNLSRGEGKPSSESVQTGHIGKISV, encoded by the coding sequence ATGATGAAACCGTTTGGACTGATCGTGCTCGTTCTGGGGCTGCTGATCTGGGTCGGTACAACCATTGAATACGGGAGCGTGTATGAGGCGTTGGTGCTTCTCGACCCAACCGTGATCGCCGTGCTTCTCCTCTTGCAGTTTTTTACCTTTGCCCTCATGGCCAGACAGTGGATGAACCTGATTCACGTTCGGGGAGGACAGGCTTTCTGGTCCGTCATGAACATCCTCTTTGCCAGTGCCTTTACGGAAGGGATCACACCATCGGTCAAATTTGGCAGTGAGGCAGTGAAAGGCTATATGCTGAGACGCCGTTTTTCCCTTGGGATCAAGAGCGTGGTGGAAACCGTCGCAGCGCAAAAAATCATCAGTATATCCGCTCTGGTGCCGTTTCTTCTTGTCACCGTCTGGCTATGGTGGTCGCCGAGAGAAGCGTGGTTGACCCTTGCGGGCGTCGTCCTGCTTGTCTTGCTCATGGTCGGACTCTTTTCGGTCATTCGCCGCAAGCATGAGGTGCTGACGGATTGGGATCGCAGAAGGATATTTTTTCATTACCGGTTCTCGGTGGTGATCTGGGCTCTTTTCTATACGAAAGGACTGCTTTTGAGCACGGCAATGGGGCTTGATCTCAGTTTAACCGGTGTCCTGCTTGCGGTTTTTGTTCCGTATATGGCAGCGCTCATCCCTGTCACGCCGGGTGGCATCGGCACGTTTGAAGCGGCGATGGTGGCGGTTCTCGTCAGCCTCGGAACAGTCGCGTCGACGGCCATCGTGTTTGCCGTCGTATTTCGTCTGATTACCTTCTGGTTTGGCGCTTTTGTTGGCGCAGGGTGTGTGTTTTTGAACCTCAGTCGCGGTGA